From Besnoitia besnoiti strain Bb-Ger1 chromosome X, whole genome shotgun sequence, one genomic window encodes:
- a CDS encoding putative NAD(P) transhydrogenase subunit beta (encoded by transcript BESB_015750) has translation MDGTYAASTHAPEGIYQSQTWEDWLSSQMAPLRQLRVHLTDYEHIIEPDVWLQVIYISAALFFVLSLRGLSHQESAKMGNVYGVIGMLVAIVGTLVSPFVYGRAIWIFFVVCVPPAVLSVIVAMLVNMTSIPQLVGALNAFGGLAATLESFALYFSPYEVAKQDAMHSGGETRYVQFQVYQTVFYLIGASVGMITFTGSMVACGKLSGWIASKPRVLPLRWLWMPLLLGLLLAAGAGAGVFGLNDVPVGAVCLGLCTLLSALYGVCFVSAIGGADMPVVISVLNSGSGWAGVFAGLTLQNSIIIIAGAFVGASGIILSYVMCRAMNRSLYNVLVGGFGDTGAETNAQLFEGEANIVQSEQVCEELLASKSVIIVPGYGMAVSHAQFAVQELIAQLRERGTRVRLAIHPVAGRLPGHMNVLLAEADVPYDIVFSMEEINDEFPDTDTVIIIGANDTVNPAAQDAPGCPIYGMPVLEVWKAARVVVLKRSMRVGYAGIDNPLFFYPNCQMLLGDAKASVQSLVAGLHSSVARASPSTALPMPAESPKPKGAGAAAAAKGEQDDGSAADERPVSLLLTDRTGVSDEANKGTPAKPGSASAVEEAQTAEAAPPAFFVGVLRERQALERRVAMTPNVVCMMRDNLQLGCIVETNAGLSAGFLDEQYRAAGAIVVGSPAEVVRRSRVVLKVTSYSPDELNLAQPPVEAKDAEAKDTEEKANALPGDSESPVPTASLPPLKPREGGAETEGDASAPKAPSFLSSSEKVFVAGFIGPHAATRKSPPSAAAGSGAADAAPPREGGASSPVDALIAAALRLPHVTLLSLDVLPRLTVTQKMDVLSSTAKLAGYRAVVEAISHFGRLMGPEITAAGKYPPAKVLVVGAGVAGLQAIGDAHRLGADVRGFDVRLECKEQVESMGGKYLVMDFSEEGAGDGQNASQGASGYAQPMSEAFLRKEMALFAEQCAEIDILITTAALPGRPAPKLIKREHVDLMKPGSVIVDLAAPSGGNVERTRPGETYLYSEKVTVVGWTDLPSRMAPQASEMFARNLFNLLQHMGGGARFSVNFGDQVIRAITVTRNGEQTFPPPALKKDDPPLARTASGASSRHLTSAHAAGEEEARKPAAPRSWSERLQMRLQTRWRGIVAPLDILTVIAIAAFTALFAATAPPSFPPLLFVFLLACFVGYLLVWNVAPALHTPLMSVTNAISGAVLVGGMLGIGARAYEVLDRDAVCPRGQLGPLEPFYCRSRGAAATVLNAVAIAVASMNVFGGFAVTQRMLNMFRKSAAN, from the exons ATGGACGGTACATACGCTGCGagcacgcatgcgccagaGGGCATATATCAATCGCAGACTTGGGAGGACTGGCTTTCCTCTCAGATggctcctctgcggcagctccgCGTGCATTTGACGGACTATGAACACATCATTGAGCCCGACGTATGGCTGCAGGTTATCTACATTTCGgctgctctcttcttcgtcctctctctccgggGCCTCAGCCACCAAGAGAGCGCAAAAATGGGAAATGTGTACGGAGTTATCGGCATGCTCGTGGCGATCGTAGGAACGCTGGTGTCCCCTTTTGTTTACGGGCGAGCCATTTGGATTTTTTTCGTCGTATGCGTCCCTCCTGCGGTCCTCTCCGTTATTGTCGCTATGCTCGTCAATATGACGTCAATTCCTCAACT CGTGGGCGCTTTGAATGCCTTCGGCGGTCTCGCAGCTACACTCGAGAGCTTCGCTCTCTACTTTTCTCCGTACGAAGTCGCGAAGCAGGACGCCATGCACTcgggaggcgagacgcgatATGTGCAGTTCCAGGTCTACCAGACTGTTTTCTACCTCATCG gcgcctcggtTGGGATGATCACCTTCACGGGGTCGATGGTCGCGTGCGGCAAGTTGTCGGGTTGGATTGCTTCGAAGCCGCGCGTCTTGCCGCTGCGTTGGCTGTGGATGCCGCTCCTGCTGGGGCTTCTCCTGGCGGCGGGTGCAGGGGCGGGCGTCTTTGGGCTCAATGACGTCCCCGTCGGCGCCGTTTGCCTCGGGCTTTGcacgcttctctctgcgctttacggcgtctgcttcgttTCGGCgatcggcggcgcggacatGCCTGTCGTCATCTCCGTCCTCAACAGCGGGAGCGGCTGGGCGGGAGTGTTTGCGGGTCTGACGCTGCAAAACAGCATCATCATCATTGCGGGCGCGTTTGTGGGCGCCTCGGGGATCATTCTCTCCTACGTGATGTGCCGCGCAATGAACCGGTCACTCTACAACGTCCTCGTGGGCGGCTTCGGCGacacgggcgcggagacgaacgCGCAGCTGTTtgaaggcgaggcgaacaTTGTGCAGAGTGAGCAAGTCTGCGAagagctgctcgcctccaAGAGCGTCATCATCGTCCCTGGATACGGCATGGCCGTCTCCCACGCGCAGTTTGCTGTGCAGGAGCTCatcgcgcagctccgcgagcgcggcacgcgcgtccgcctcgcgaTCCACCCCGTCGCGGGGCGCCTGCCGGGTCACATGAacgtcctcctcgcggaggccgacgTGCCCTACGACATTGTCTTCTCGATGGAAGAAATCAACGACGAGTTCCCCGACACCGACACCGTGATCATCATCGGCGCAAACGACACAGTCAaccccgccgcgcaggacgcACCAGGCTGCCCCATCTACGGCATGCCCGTTCTCGAAGtctggaaggcggcgcgcgtcgtcgtcctaAAGCGGTCGATGCGCGTCGGGTACGCAGGCATCGACAACCCGCTCTTCTTCTACCCGAACTGCCAGATGCTTTTGGGAGACGCCAAAGCCTCTGTTCAGAGCCTGGTCGCCGGCCTCCACAGCAGCGTCGCCCGTGCGAGCCCCTCGACAGCCTTGCCCATGCCCGCCGAGTCCCCCAAACCcaagggcgcaggcgccgccgccgcagcgaaaggCGAACAGGACGATggcagcgcagcggacgAGCGACCCGTCAGCCTCCTCCTCACAGACAGAACGGGCGTAAGCGACGAGGCAAACAAAGGCACGCCGGCCAAGCCCGGgtcggcgtccgccgtcgAGGAGGCCCAG ACGGCTGAAGCCGCACCCCCCGCGTTCTTTGTCGGGGTGCTGAGAGAGCGCCAGGCGCTAgagcggcgcgtggcgaTGACGCCGAATGTGGTGTGCATGATGAGAGACAACCTGCAGCTCGGTTGCATCGTGGAGACGAAcgccggcctctccgcgggATTCTTGGATGAGCAGtaccgcgccgccggcgcgatTGTGGTGGGCTCGCCGGCCGAAGTCGttcggcgctctcgcgttGTCCTTAAAGTCACCTCCTACAGCCCTGACGAGCTGAATctggcgcagccgcctgtcgaggcgaaggacgccgaggcgaaggacaCCGAGGAGAAAGCGAACGCTCTCcccggagacagcgagagccCCGTCCCCACTGCGTCTCTTCCGCCCCTCAAGCCCCGCGAGGGAGGAGCGGAgaccgagggcgacgcgagcgccccTAAAGCCCCTTcgttcctctcttcttctgagAAGGTGTTTGTCGCCGGATTCATTGGTCCAcacgccgcgacgaggaagtCCCCaccctctgcagcggcgggtTCGGGggctgcggacgcggcgccgccgcgcgagggcggcgcgtcgtcacCGGTGGACGCGCTGattgccgccgcgctgcgcctgccgcacgTGACGCTTCTCTCGCTGGACGTGCTTCCGCGGCTTACGGTCACGCAGAAGATGGACGTCCTGTCGAGCACTGCAAAGCTCGCGGGCTACCGCGCGGTCGTTGAGGCGATATCGCACTTCGGCCGCCTGATGGGACCGGAGATCACGGCCGCGGGCAAGTATCCGCCGGCGAAGGTGTTGgtcgtcggcgcgggcgtcgcggggctgcaggcgaTAGGCGACGCGCACCGCCTGGGCGCGGACGTGCGCGGGTTCGATGTCCGGCTCGAGTGCAAAGAGCAAGTCGAGTCGATGGGAGGTAAGTACCTGGTCATGGACTTtagcgaggagggcgccggcgacggccaAAACGCATCGCAGGGGGCGAGCGGCTACGCGCAGCCGATGAGCGAGGCGTTCCTGCGCAAAGAAATGGCGCTGTTCGCCGAGCAGTGCGCGGAGATCGACATCCTAATCACCACGGCCGCGCTGCCTGGGCGCCCCGCGCCGAAGCTTATCAAGCGCGAGCACGTCGACCTGATGAAGCCTGGGAGCGTCATCGTAGatctcgcggcgccgagtgGCGGAAACGTGGAACGGACGCGCCCTGGAGAGACGTACCTTTACAGCGAGAAAGTAACCGTCGTCGGCTGGACGGACCTGCCGTCGCGAATGGCGCCGCAAGCCTCAGAGATGTTCGCGCGGAATCTCTTCAACCTGCTCCAACACATGGGGGGTGGAGCCCGCTTCTCTGTCAACTTTGGCGACCAGGTCATCCGCGCCATCACCGTCACGCGCAACGGTGAACAAACCTTTCCGCCTCCCGCGCTCAAGAAGGACGACCCGCCCCTCGCGCGCACCGCCTCGGGCGCGAGCTCACGGCACCTGAcgtcggcgcatgcagcgggcgaggaggaggcgcgcaagcccgcggctccgcgcagctggagcgagaggctgcagatgcgtctgcagacgcggTGGCGGGGGAtcgtcgcgccgctggaCATCCTCACAGTTATCGCGATTGCGGCCTTCAcggcgctcttcgcggcgaccgcgccgccctccttccCGCCCCTCTTGTTTGTCTTCCTGCTCGCGTGTTTCGTGGGCTATCTGCTGGTGTGGAacgtcgcgcccgcgctccaCACGCCGCTCATGTCAGTCACCAACGCCATCAGCGGCGCCGTACTCGTGGGCGGGATGCTGGGcatcggcgcgcgcgcgtacGAAGTCCTGGATCGAGACGCGGTCTGCCCCCGCGGCCAACTTGGCCCTCTGGAGCCCTTCTACTGCCGCtcgcggggcgccgccgccactgtCTTGAACGCCGTCGCgatcgccgtcgcctcgatGAACGTCTTTGGCGGATTCGCAGTCACCCAGCGCATGCTCAACATGTTCAGAAAGTCAGCCGCGAACTAG
- a CDS encoding hypothetical protein (encoded by transcript BESB_015730) encodes MGCSWPCCALTCVLLSGFGVVFLLVFGALMSSRSNTIEIEHDKMENGSTAAYICAAVYGVFFVISAVYLFIHSRRRTQSAAPVAVPLQSMAEAGDGETPKPDLEDSPPMFSAQAPQKTFSLGRSTSGSPVAD; translated from the exons ATGGGGTGTTCCTGGCCGTGCTGCGCACTCACCTGCGTGCTCCTTTCGGGGTTCGGAGTCGTGTTTCTGCTTGTTTTCGGCGCCTTGATGTCCAGCCGCTCCAACACAATTGAAATCGAACACGACAAAATGGAAAACGGCAGCACCGCCGCCTACATCTGCGCAGCG GTCTacggcgtcttcttcgtgaTCTCGGCGGTGTACCTGTTCATCcactcgcgccgcaggacgcagagcgccgcgccagtGGCCGTGCCGCTGCAGTCGAtggcggaggccggcgacggcgagacgccgaagcCTGATCTCGAGGACTCGCCGCCGATgttctctgcgcaggcgccgcagaagacatTCTCGCTAGGGCGCTCAACCTCCGGCAGCCCTGTCGCTGACTGA
- a CDS encoding hypothetical protein (encoded by transcript BESB_015760) codes for MVACHFSSLPHSPLVPSFASTLVAPQRRRLALRPSSLSLSASPLPRWSPEGGSRAPCSPAASRKARSSVFFPLSCFSFSYAAESPASSVLSSVSRPRAVSRSPSVCGADSAPASLAAVAPGSSPASLSASAASSLSSSAVASARLSAPCLAVTFASRAQGDAGSAASASVRVLTYNILHRLDARRARFFAYCQPAHLQSERRLAAVGGELQSLLPDVACLQEVERESLSFLIRRLSDDGYACAVSLFTEKGSLGDGCALLYRATELELIDTHTFRFSALVDDFFPYQKTTRDQMTLAFWRRVKEKRNMAVVAGFRIKKTDQVVYVCSTHLFWDPRQPDVKLLQAFLLLGGLRRYVEAQEARRAERSHAEPSADAETTEDRQKRNTGDSEAVRAANQAKAEDWRNATSPGVPLIIGGDFNSMPSQTVTRGDRNAQDGGGAERKEARRCSSGVYQLMTTGLVLPSHLEHPVSFHSTLATGAVPALVLRPLRSAYKEVLGAEPRFTNYTRDFQGCLDYLFFENAVAKAVLSVPEESELKREVALPNSRFPSDHVALMADFALPP; via the exons ATGGTGGCGTGCcatttctcttctctgccaCACTCTCCTCTCGTGCCTAGCTTTGCTTCCACTCTTGTGGCTccacagcgacgacgactcgctctgcgcccgtcttcgctctctctctctgcctcacCTCTCCCGCGATGGAGCCCCGAGGGCGGGTCGCGGGCTCCATGCTCGCCGGCTGCATCGCGCAAGGCTCGGTCCTccgttttctttcctctctcttgcttTTCATTTTCCTATGCCGCAGAGTCTCCGGCCTCATCcgtcctctcctctgtctcgcggCCCCGCGCAGTCTCTCGTTCGCcttctgtctgcggcgcagactccGCGCCTGCTTCGCTTGCAGCTGTAGCTCCGGGgagctcgcctgcctcgctatcggcctctgcagcttcttctctctcgtcaaGTGCGGTGGCGTCCGCGCGGCTGTCGGCTCCGTGTCTCGCTGTcaccttcgcctcgcgcgctcaAGGtgacgccggcagcgcggcctccgcgtctgtcCGCGTTCTCACATACAACATCCTCCACCGA ctcgacgcccgccgcgcgcggtttTTCGCCTACTGTCAGCCGGCACACctgcagagcgagaggcgcctcgcggccgtggGCGGTGAACTCCAGTCTCTCCTCCCCGACGTCGCGTGTCTGCAG GAGGTCGAGAGAGAGTCGCTCTCCTTCTTGATCCGGCGCTTGAGCGATGATGGATACGCCTGCGCAGTCTCGCTCTTCACGGAGAAGGGCAGCCTCGGCGACGGATGCGCCTTGCTCTACAG aGCGACAGAGCTGGAACTGATTGACACTCACACGTTTCGATTCAGCGCCCTCGTCGACGATTTTTTTCCCTACCAGAAAACCACGCGGGATCAG ATGACGCTGGCCTTCTGGCGGCGGGTGAAGGAAAAGCGGAATATGGCTGTCGTCGCCGGATTCCGCATCAAGAAG ACTGACCAGGTCGTGTACGTCTGCTCCACGCATCTCTTCTGGGACCCGCGCCAGCCGGACGTGAAGCTCCTCCAGgcttttctgcttctcggcggcctgcgccgctatgtcgaggcgcaggaagctcggcgcgcggagagaagccacgcagagccaagcgcagacgcggagactaCGGAGGACAGGCAGAAACGAAACACCGGCGACTCAGAGGCCGTGCGGGCGGCAAACCAAGCCAAAGCTGAAGACTGGAGGAACGCAACGTCGCCGGGGGTGCCCCTGATAATCGGCGGCGACTTCAATTCGATGCCTTCGCAG ACGGTCACCCGCGGCGACCGGAATGCGCAAGATGGGGGCGGAGCAGAGcggaaggaagcgaggcgatGCTCCAGCGGAGTCTACCA ATTGATGACGACAGGCCTCGTGCTGCCCTCCCACCTGGAACATCCTGTCAGCTTTCATTCGACTCTGGCTACCGGCGCGGTGCCTGCCCTCGtcctgcgtcctctgcggagTGCATACAAAGAG GTCCtgggcgcggagccgcggtTCACGAACTACACGCGAGACTTCCAAGGCTGCCTCGATTACCTTTTCTTCGAAAACGCCGTGGCGAAGGCTGTCCTGAGTGTGCCTGAGGAGAGTGAGCTCAA AAGAGAAGTTGCTTTGCCGAATTCACGGTTTCCCTCGGATCATGTGGCGCTGATGGCGGACTTCGCTCTGCCGCCCTGA
- a CDS encoding hypothetical protein (encoded by transcript BESB_015740) yields the protein MKSLRGKPMQLSLKTAAAGPKLPSQDAATLFSYCAPSTATLKPSKYPANISSNLFSVAKPEPGHGKGQLPGDCLPPNSPESALSEQVGNSGGLTPPSSRGRQATDCAVESFQTSSSLRDRFRGPTHVIQRRARKVSKERLESRPSPRAQTAQFEGNAEAEHGKISVSVPSRKPHAAAQLSDPGPNRSHIRGKLKAAPEASFHPTNGAGVHSYPRCREAQAHHGTCRALTSAKMTALAQSWLGGACDAVQSTKLLEREAQKHRNRARYLRREEEKILRELEKLRRKAKTTEQGRQHQAEKRMSDVLRIERQLQERAANRSNVKARKAEERENRQVLREDLRARKARMARARKEEYRKEREIAVSRQEEELKRKVAKTRLIQRQQSDARKHIVQVARERREELRKKKQEARWHAATAIAESMEELRKAEALEARELRRLLRLSRAAGDTVDKLRSSGLSTAEASRCSCLSTSADGLLSSSISFLEEFQRLHLVKPRHTPALPDPPPTPLPLE from the exons ATGAAATCACTAAGGGGTAAACCGATGCAGTTGTCCCTGAAAacagctgcggcggggcCCAAGCTGCCGAGCCAGGACGCGGCCACTCTGTTCAGTTACTGCGCCCCTTCGACGGCGACTCTGAAACCGAGTAAATACCCTGCGAACATCAGCTCAAACCTGTTTTCAGTTGCGAAGCCGGAGCCAGGCCACGGAAAGGGGCAACTTCCTGGGGACTGCCTGCCGCCGAATTCTCCAGAGAGTGCGCTGAGTGAGCAGGTTGGTAACTCCGGAGGCCTCACACCGCCCTCAAGTCGAGGCAGGCAAGCGACAGACTGCGCCGTCGAGTCCTTTCAGacgtcctcctccctccgcgaCCGCTTCCGCGGCCCTACTCACGTCATCCAGCGAAGAGCACGCAAGGTTTCGAAGGAGAGACTGGAAAGCCGCCCAAGTCCTAGGGCTCAAACTGCTCAGTTTGAAGGAAATGCAGAAGCCGAGCATGGCAAAATCAGCGTTTCAGTGCCTTCGCGGAAGCCAcatgctgctgcgcagctctctgACCCAG GTCCGAATCGCTCACACATCCGAGGCAAGTTGAAAGCAGCCCCTGAGGCGTCCTTTCACCCCACCAACGGCGCGGGCGTGCACTCCTAcccgcgctgccgcgaggcgcaggcgcatcATGGCACCTGCCGCGCGTTGACTTCCGCAAAGATGACAGCGCTCGCCCAGAGCTGGTTGGGTGGAGCGTGTGACGCAGTTCAAAGCACGAAACTTCTCGAAAGAGAGGCGCAAAAACATAGAAACCGCGCACGTTACttgcgccgcgaagaagagaaaatcCTTCGAGAActcgagaagctgcgcagGAAGGCCAAAACCACAGAGCAGGGACGGCAGCACCAGGCGGAAAAGCGGATGAGCG ACGTGCTGCGGATCGAGCGACAACTCCAAGAAAGAGCGGCGAACCGAAGCAACGTGAAGGCGCGcaaagcagaggagagagaaaacagacaaGTCCTCCGCGAAGATCTGCGTGCGCGCAAGGCACGGATGGCGCGAGCTCGCAAAGAGGAGTACAGAAAAGAGCGAGAAATCGCAGTGTCGCGgcaagaggaggagctgAAGAGAAAGGTGGCCAAAACGCGTCTAATTCAGCGACAGCAA AGCGATGCTAGAAAGCACATCGTGCAGGTCgctcgcgagagacgcgaagaacTGCGTAAAAAGAAGCAAGAGGCGCGGTGGCATGCTGCAACCGCGATCGCCGAATCCATGGAGGAGCTGAGGAAagccgaggcgctggaggcacGAGAGCTGCGGAG gctgctgcggctAAGCCGAGCGGCGGGAGACACCGTCGACAAGCTGAGAAGCAGCGGCCTCTCGACAGCTGAAGCCTCTAGGTGTTCCTGCCTTTCTACAAGTGCCGACGGTCTCCTCAGCTCCAG CATTTCTTTCCTTGAGGAGTTCCAGCGGTTGCATCTTGTGAAACCGCGTCATACGCCTGCCCTGCCCGACCCTCCACccacccccctccccctggAGTAG